A window of the Lolium perenne isolate Kyuss_39 chromosome 7, Kyuss_2.0, whole genome shotgun sequence genome harbors these coding sequences:
- the LOC127315681 gene encoding putative disease resistance RPP13-like protein 3 codes for MAESVVTTAMLKLEGMAFATVKQQTEVGKRAQRLKDDMAWLQLVLRGADQRRRREINEYIELWVRQTREVAFDAEDLLDEYYHEGRLHCRGVLDLPSFLRWLRHSATGLFVRQSICTDIDSIKARLDQIKKKTEDNKDQLQISLPAASSSIKPKRYVDWDAPSGSNIDNLVVNNKKLEKIKGYLNNQGETRPRTVVAIMGTSGVGKTTLASCIYESSEVRAMFHYIIWVHLPQKFRLVDVIADMVRQTTFPGMESDAKKGVHEKDVHKKDVYDIGELRNTLNGRLNRKKYLVVLDNVRSPDELNLFLSVLPDCQGSTLLITTEIKPYHMDLGSSSTMNDRDTRWKLTKLCDHQVELQKLTKEDARKIFLTKLFGKFSPGKNVKNAAHARTIENLLDKSLPLAGTLLAGLLRTKKEEVWTDIINQLMQQRHKLEQQQQQQLEEGLAEMKRMDQERAGRQEALVQAKQLRDEKESGQEDNLLQKQQMIEEVEQTTGQQQGQQDAIENAHLEGNKEPEQQQEKHVYRQMSQLDQILMLSFDDLPPQLKQCFLYFSAFKAEEPINADKLIRLWVAEGLVRPTDGRATEKHGRDHLRTLISRCLVNLVEKDHSNNIISVSMHERVMAFARSEAREINFLEVHHSTSDLPSTAIRRLSVRNAFDPHTMLALATPKLRSLLCECPEAPYADDGSTTCASHIRKAWEYIGGRVINLNIHQSKFLRVVDLQGMAHRSTLPSEIGWLIYLQYLGLARTGLKKLPRSIKNLHRLQTLDISSTEIKHVPNGLWWIKALRHVLAERLENGPTNTNALHNLQTLHTVQCKGSALKKLINLRSLRLWGIDKKLMLVECLGRMECLKFLDLAAKNGVELPLIKVLTMFGLRSLQHLKLDGPVNKEGSREVHAYLLHKLTKLELQNSGMEQEHIDLIAQVPNLAGLILGKDSYTGKEMKIPTDGFPELKELQINNLGKLTSWTFAQDGGSTLKQLQRVSILNCTALTKIPDELRKLQHLVLLAVCSSPVNFPSGKFESAKKLSIIKEENEGKVCPST; via the exons ATGGCGGAAAGCGTGGTGACCACGGCGATGCTGAAGCTGGAGGGAATGGCGTTCGCCACGGTGAAGCAGCAGACGGAGGTGGGGAAGAGGGCGCAAAGGCTCAAGGACGACATGGCATGGCTGCAACTGGTGCTGCGGGGCGCCGATCAGCGCCGGCGGCGAGAGATCAACGAGTACATCGAGCTGTGGGTGCGGCAGACGCGCGAGGTGGCCTTcgacgccgaggacctcctcgacGAGTACTACCACGAAGGGCGGCTGCATTGCCGCGGCGTCCTCGACCTGCCGTCCTTTCTCCGGTGGCTCCGCCACTCTGCCACCGGCCTCTTCGTCCGCCAGTCCATCTGCACCGACATCGACTCCATCAAGGCCAGGCTTGATCAGATcaagaagaagacggaggataaCAAAGACCAGCTGCAGATCAGCCTCCCCGCCGCCTCCAGCAGCATTAAGCCCAAGCGCTACGTGGACTG GGATGCGCCAAGTGGAAGTAACATAGACAACCTGGTGGTAAATAATAAAAAATTGGAGAAAATCAAAGGCTACCTGAACAATCAAGGAGAAACAAGGCCAAGAACTGTAGTCGCCATCATGGGGACGAGTGGTGTTGGGAAGACAACATTGGCTAGCTGCATCTATGAGAGCAGCGAGGTCAGAGCCATGTTTCACTACATCATCTGGGTTCATTTACCCCAGAAATTCAGGCTGGTGGATGTCATCGCCGACATGGTCCGGCAAACCACATTCCCAGGAATGGAGTCTGATGCAAAGAAGGGTGTACATGAGAAGGATGTACATAAGAAGGATGTATATGACATTGGTGAGCTTAGAAATACCCTCAATGGAAGACTCAACAGGAAGAAGTACCTGGTCGTGCTGGACAATGTGCGCAGCCCAGATGAATTGAACTTGTTCTTGTCCGTGCTACCTGATTGCCAAGGTAGCACATTGTTGATCACGACAGAGATTAAACCTTACCATATGGATCTTGGTTCCAGTTCAACTATGAATGACAGAGATACCCGTTGGAAGTTGACGAAGCTATGTGATCATCAGGTGGAGCTACAGAAACTGACGAAGGAAGATGCTAGAAAGATATTCCTTACGAAGCTATTTGGCAAATTCAGTCCTGGAAAGAATGTCAAGAATGCTGCACATGCCAGGACGATCGAGAACCTCCTCGACAAGAGCCTTCCATTGGCTGGCACTCTGTTGGCCGGGCTCCTAAGGACCAAGAAGGAGGAAGTGTGGACTGATATAATAAATCAACTCATGCAACAAAGGCACAAATtagaacagcagcagcagcaacagttaGAAGAGGGTCTAGCAGAAATGAAGAGGATGGACCAAGAACGCGCAGGGCGACAAGAAGCCTTGGTGCAGGCAAAACAGCTGCGAGATGAAAAAGAATCCGGGCAAGAAGATAACCTATTACAAAAGCAGCAGATGATTGAAGAAGTTGAGCAGACAACAGGGCAGCAACAAGGACAACAAGACGCAATAGAGAATGCACATCTAGAAGGGAATAAAGAACCAGAGCAACAACAGGAGAAACATGTATACCGGCAGATGTCTCAGCTGGACCAAATACTCATGCTGAGCTTCGATGACCTCCCTCCTCAACTCAAACAATGCTTCCTCTACTTTTCTGCATTCAAGGCAGAGGAGCCTATCAACGCGGACAAGCTCATCCGGTTATGGGTAGCGGAGGGGCTCGTGCGACCCACTGACGGGCGAGCAACGGAGAAGCATGGCCGAGATCACCTCCGAACACTGATCTCCAGGTGCTTGGTCAATCTGGTGGAGAAGGACCACAGCAACAACATCATCAGTGTCAGCATGCACGAGCGTGTCATGGCCTTTGCAAGGTCAGAGGCGCGTGAGATCAACTTCCTCGAGGTACATCACAGCACCTCTGACCTTCCTAGCACAGCCATTCGCCGCCTCTCTGTCCGCAATGCATTTGATCCACACACAATGCTGGCCCTCGCAACCCCAAAACTCCGATCATTGTTGTGTGAGTGCCCAGAAGCACCCTATGCCGATGACGGCTCCACTACCTGCGCTTCACACATCCGCAAGGCATGGGAGTACATTGGAGGCCGTGTGATCAACTTGAACATCCACCAATCCAAGTTTCTGCGTGTGGTTGACCTTCAAGGAATGGCGCACCGATCAACCTTGCCAAGCGAGATTGGATGGCTGATCTATCTCCAGTACCTGGGGCTTGCGCGTACCGGCTTGAAGAAACTTCCAAGGTCTATCAAGAATCTGCACCGTCTGCAAACACTGGATATCAGCAGCACCGAAATCAAGCATGTTCCAAATGGTCTTTGGTGGATTAAAGCACTCCGGCACGTGCTGGCAGAACGGCTCGAGAATGGCCCAACCAACACCAATGCTTTGCACAACCTCCAGACCCTCCATACGGTGCAATGCAAAGGCTCTGCACTGAAGAAGCTGATCAACCTCCGGTCCCTAAGACTATGGGGAATTGATAAGAAGCTAATGCTTGTGGAGTGTCTTGGGAGAATGGAGTGCCTCAAATTCTTGGATTTAGCAGCAAAGAATGGGGTTGAGCTCCCATTGATCAAAGTGCTAACCATGTTTGGACTGCGCAGCCTTCAACACCTCAAGTTAGATGGCCCAGTCAACAAGGAAGGGAGCAGAGAAGTTCACGCTTATTTGCTTCATAAACTCACCAAGCTCGAGCTCCAAAACTCAGGAATGGAACAAGAACATATCGACCTTATCGCCCAGGTACCAAACCTTGCTGGtcttatccttgggaaagatTCATACACTGGAAAAGAAATGAAAATTCCGACGGATGGGTTCCCAGAGCTAAAAGAGCTCCAGATCAACAACTTGGGCAAACTGACCTCCTGGACATTTGCTCAGGATGGTGGATCTACACTCAAACAGCTTCAGCGAGTATCCATTCTCAACTGCACTGCACTGACAAAAATTCCTGATGAGCTGAGAAAACTACAGCATCTGGTGTTGTTGGCTGTTTGCAGCAGTCCCGTGAATTTCCCATCTGGCAAGTTCGAGTCAGCGAAGAAGCTGTCAATcatcaaagaagaaaatgaaggtAAGGTGTGCCcttccacgtga